DNA from Massilia antarctica:
GCACCAGGTTGCGCACCGCCGGCGCCTTGTACGTACGCGACAGCGAAAAGCGCAACTGGTCCTTGCCATCGAGCTTCCACAGCAGCTGCGTGACGGGACTGAACACGGACGATTTGCTGCTCACTTGCGCCAAGGTGCGTCCCTCGGTCGAGGTGTGCAGCCCTTCCCAGCGCAGGCCGAGGTAAGCTTGCAAGCGCGGCAATACGGTCCATTCATCCTGTGCGAATACCGCCAGGCGGCTGACCAGCGCGCGGTAGTCCTCATCGAGCTGCGACAGGAACAGGCCGCCGGCGGCGCTGTCGTTCTGGCGCCGTGATTCGGTGCGCTCGGTGCGCCCACCTTCCCAGCCGATGCCCATGGCGTGGCCCGGCATCAGCGGCGCCAGGTATTTTCCGCTCAAGACGGCGCTGTTGTCGACCGCGTCCGAGAGCACCTTGCGCGCCAAGGTACCGGTCTTGCCCGCGCCCCTGAACAGATAATCCGATTCGCGCTTGTTGCGATTGAGCCCCGCCTTGACCGTGAGCTTGCCGTCGGCGCCGACCTGGCGCGCCAGGCTGATGTCGCTGCGTGCCGATACCGTTTCCGCCCTGGTGCCGTAATCGTTGATGGGATACTCGGTGGGGGCGCCGGAGACGGTGGTTTCGACCGCGTTGCCGTTGTTGGCGTTGCGCGAGACATCGATGAAGGTCTGCCACGCCAGGCTGCCGCCGTCGGCCAGGGTCCAGTTCACGCGCGGGGTCAGGTTCAGGCGCGTGCTGCGAAACGACGCCCACTCGCGCAGTTCGCGCCGCGCCAGCGGAGCTGCGCCGGCGTCGTCCAGCGTTTCAAGCGTCATATAGCTGTTGTCGCTGGTCGTGCGCGTCATCTCGGCCGCCAGCGAATACGCCAGGTCGCCGGCATGCTCGCCCCATTGCAGCGACGCCGACGGGTCGCCCCGTCCCGGCAGCAGGCCCGTGCCAAGTTTCACGTCGCGCTGCTTGCGCGCGTTGCCCTTCTTGAGAATCACGTTGATGGTCCCGGCGATGGCCTGCGAACCCAGTTCCGCCGTGGCGGTGCGCAAAATGTCGATCCGTTCAATCATCGCCGGAGCGATGCTGTCGATCGAAAACCCAGCCGCCACCGGATCGCCGTTGACCAGCAGCTGCGTATAGCCGGCGCCCAGCCCGCGCATGCGGATCTCGCCGCCGCTCAGCGACACGCCGGGCTGGCGCCTGAGCACCGCGGAGAGCGACGTGTCGCCATATTGGACGATCTCGTCGCGTCCGACCACGATGCGCGCGGCGGTGTCGTCGCGCCGCAGATTGGCGCTGCCGGCGCCGCTCACCTCGACCCGCTGGATCGTGCCACTGGGCTCCTGGGCGTGGGCGGCGTGGCTGAAGGAAGATAGCAGGGCGATTGCTTGCGCGGAAAAGACAAGAGTGGATTTCATGAACGATCGAGTGGTTGACGGGGACGCCGATTGTGTCCGCTCGCCCGCCCGCGCAACACCGGTATGTGACGAGTCGCCGGAACTGGATGACGAAGGCCGCAGCATGGCGGAAAATTGGCGCGGTGGCGCTGGTATACTTTGCATCGATGACCACCGCACAGAATCCGCCCCCGCAAACCAGCCTGCCCAAGGCCCTCCTGACGATTGTGTTGATCTGGACGGTGCTGTGTGCGATCGGCGCCGTCGGTAACCACAGCGACAATTTGCAACGCGGCGGCGTCAGCCACTCCTACGTGCATTTGTTCTGGCTCTGGTGGCGCGAGCACCTGCTGCTGATGTCGATGAGCTTCGCGTGCTACGCATTTTTTACCGCCCGCCCGGCGGCGCTGGGCAGCGTGCCGCGCATCCTTGTCGCCTACCTGCTGGCCGCGGCCGTGTTCACGCCGCTCGAACTGCTTAATGCCGGCATGCTCAAACTATACAACGAGGGTGCGCTGTCTGGACTTGCGCCGGTTGTCGACGCCGCGCTGGCGCGCTCGCGATTCTGGCAGTTCATGGCGCTGGTGTGGGTGACGTTCACGTTCGTGGCCGTGGTGGCCGCGTGCAGCTGGCGCGAAGGCCGCCGGCGCGAGCAGGCCTGGATGCGCTCCCAGAGCGACAATCTGAATCTTCGGCTGGAGCTGGAGCAGCAACGCTTGCTGGCGCTGCGCGGCCAGCTGGAACCGCATTTTCTTTTCAATGCCTTGAACGCCATCAGCGCGCTGGTGCGCTCGGACGACAAGCGGGTGGCGCTGGACGGCATCAACCACCTGAGTGCCTTGCTGCGCTATGCGCTGGAAGCGAGCGCGCGCGATCACGTCGGCGTGCGCGAAGAGCGCCAGTTCCTCGACGACTACCTGGCCTTGCAGCGCTTGCGTTACGGCGCGCGCCTGCGGATCAGTATCGAAGGCGACAGCGAGGCGGTGCTGGACGGCGACATGCCGCCGCTGCTGCTGCAACCGCTGATCGAAAACGCGCTGCGCCATGACCTGGACTGTCACGACCGCCCGAGCGATATCCGCGTCGCCTTCGCCGCGGGCGCGGGCCGCCTGACGGTCCACGTATCCAACCCGGCCGGCGAGGCCCGCTCGGCCAATCCCGGCCTCGGACTGGGCCTGCGCCATGTCCGCGCGCGCCTTCAACTGGCCTACGGCGACAGCGCCTCACTGCAAACGGGCCTGGACGAGGGCCGCTTCGTGGTCGACATCCGCATGCCGCTGCATGCACCCGACACATGATGGTGCGCGCGTTGATCGTCGACGACGAGGAACCGGGCCGGGTCAACCTGCGCTACGCCCTGGCCGACCACGCGCGCTGGCAAGTTGTTGGCGAGTGCCCCAGCGCGGCCGCGGCGCAGGTCTGCATCGCCGCGCAGGATATCGACGTGGTATTCCTCGATATCCAGATGCCGGGCGACTCCGGCCTGGTGCTGGCGCGCGCCTTGGCCGGCTTGGCCAACCCGCCGCTGGTCATTTTTGTCACCGCGCATAACGCCTTTGCGCTGGAGGCGTTCGAGGTGCACGCCCTCGACTACCTGCTCAAACCCGTCCACGATGCGCGCCTGGCCGCGGCCCTGGCGCGCGCCGAAGCGATGCTGGAACTGCGTCAGCGGCCAGCCTACGGCGCGGCGTTGCGCGCCTGGGCCGACGCCGGCGACGAAGGTCCCGGCACGCCGGAGCGCTACTGGCAGCAAGTGAGCGTGCGCTCGGTCGGCCGCATCGAATGCATCCGGCTGGGCGACGTCGACTGGATCGAAACCTGCGGTAATTATGTCAGCCTGCACCTGAGCGCGCGCAAGGTCATGTACCGCTTGCCCCTCAGCCGCCTGCTGGCCCATCTCGATCCGGCCTGTTTTCTCCGCGTGCATCGCGGCGCCGTGGTGCGCACCTGCCAGGCCGCCAATCTGGAGGTGGTGGGCGACGGCGCGTGGCGCCTGACCCTGCGCTCGGGTGTCCTCGTGGCCGTGAGCGAACGCTATGTCGAGGCCCTGCGTGCGGCCATGCGGGAGCGCTGATCCGATGGCTGATTCAGCATATCGTTCCGGAAAACGCGACTTCGGCCGAATTTTGATCGGCAGAGAGTGATTTTAAATCCAAAAATTCTTGTCAATTTCTCAAATCGCCACCGATTCGTTTGTGCCCTTTCCGCCTTTAGCCCTTGCAAAAGCGAAGGCTGTTCCTGCGTGGTGCAGCGCAATACGCTAGAATGAACTCCCTTAGGGTCAGTCCACATAGTCCACCAATACATGAACGCCCCCGCACAAATCCAAGCACTTCTGGCCGAAACGCCAAACGGTCACGCCGCCACCCGCCTGCGCGAAATCCCTTATAACTACACCTCGTTTTCGGACCGCGAAATCGTGATTCGTCTGCTGGGCGAGTCATCCTGGGAGCTGCTCGACGAATTGCGCGGCTCGCGTCAGACCGGGCGCTCGGCGCGCATGCTGTACGAGGTGCTGGGCGATATCTGGGTGGTGCGGCGCAATCCCTACCTCCAGGACGACATGCTGGACAACCCGAAGCGGCGCCAGGAACTGATCGACGCGCTGCATCACCGCCTGGCCGAAGTGGACAAGCGCCGCACCAGCGTCGACGCGGAGGGCGGCGACGACCCGGCCGGCGAAGTCGCGCGGGCGCGCAGCGCCAACGTGGAAAAGCTGCTCAAGGCGGCGTCCAAGGCGGTCGAAGACTTCGGCAACGAGTTCCGCCAGACCTGGGACCTGCGCAAGCGCACCACCAAGGTGCTGGGCCGCTACACCGAGAAACACAACATCTGCTTCGACGGCATGAAGCGCGTCGCCCACGTGACCGACGCCACCGACTGGCGCGTCGAATATCCGTTCGTGGTGCTCACACCCGACACCGAAGACGAGATGGCGGGCCTGGTAAAAGGCTGCATCGAACTCGGACTGACCATCATTCCGCGCGGCGGAGGAACCGGCTACACCGGCGGCGCCATTCCGCTCACGCCCATGTCGGCCGTCATCAACACCGAAAAACTGGTCACCCTGGGCGAGGTCGAAATGACCATGCTGCCCGGCGTGGACCATGAATACGCGACCATCCATTCGGGCGCCGGCGTGGTCACCAAGCGCGTTTCCGACGCCGCCGAAAAGGCCGGCTTCGTGTTCGCGGTCGACCCGACGTCGGCCGAGGCCTCCTGCATCGGCGGCAACGTCGCCATGAATGCCGGCGGCAAGAAGGCCGTGTTGTGGGGCACCGCGCTCGACAACCTGGCGTCGTGGAAGATGGTCGACCCGAACGGCGACTGGCTCGAAGTGACCCGCATCGGCCACAATCTGTCGAAGATCCACGACGCGCCGACCGCCACCTTCAAGCTCGAATGGACCCATCCGAATGCGCGCGGCGAGGCGAAAGACGCGCCCTTCAAGACCGAGATGCTGGTCATCGAAGGCCGGCGCTTCCGCAAGGAAGGCCTGGGCAAGGACGTCACCGACAAATTCCTGGCCGGCCTGCCGGGCATCCAGAAAGAAGGCTGCGATGGCCTGATCACGTCGGCGCGCTGGATCCTGCACAAGATGCCGAAGTACGCGCGCACCGTCTGCCTCGAATTCTTCGGCCAGGCGCGCGACGCGATTCCATCGATCGTCGAAATCAAGGATTACCTCGACGGCCTGCCGGCCAAGGGCGGCCCCGCTTTCGCGACCATTCGCCTGGCCGGCCTGGAACACCTCGATGAGCGCTATCTGCGCGCGGTCGGCTACGCCACCAAATCGAAACGCGGCGTGCTGCCGAAAATGGCGCTGTTCGGCGACATCGTCGGCGACGACGAGAACGCGGTGGCGCAAGCCGCCTCGGAAGTGGTGCGCATCGCGAACACCCGTGTGGGCGAAGGCTTCGTGGCCGTCAGCCCGGAAGCGCGCAAGAAGTTCTGGCTCGACCGCGCCCGCACCGCGGCCATTGCGCGCCACACCAACGCCTTCAAGATCAACGAAGACGTGGTCATTCCGCTCAATCGCATGGGCGAATACACCGATGGCATCGAGCGTATCAACATCGAGCTGTCGATCAAGAACAAGCTGCAGCTGACCGACGCACTGCGCGCGTTTTTCGCGGCCGGCAATCTGCCGGTCGGTAAAAGCGACGACGCCTCGGGCGAATCGATCGGCGACGAAGAAATGCTGGGCGACCGCGTGCAGCAAGCGAGCGAACTGCTCGACGCCGTGCACGCGCGCTGGACCTGGCTGCTGGCCGAACTCGACCAGCCGCTGGCAGGCGCGCGCGACGCCTTGCGCGCCATCGGCTTGGACCGCCTCGACGTCGTGTTCGACGAACGCCTGGCGCAGCAGCCCGGCGCCACCCTGTTCGACGTGGTCCAGGACCGCACCGTGCGCGTCTCATGGAAGCAGGAGATCCGCGCGCAGCTGCGCCAGATCTTCAACGGCGCCGCCTACAAGCTCATTCTCGACGAATCGAGCGCGATCCACCAGAAGGTGCTGCGTTCGCGCGTGTTCGTGGCGCTGCACATGCACGCCGGCGACGGCAATGTGCACACCAACCTGCCGGTCAATTCCGACGACTACGCCATGCTGCAGGATGCGCACGAAGCCGTGGGCCGCATCATGAAGCTGGCGCGTTCGCTCGACGGCGTGATCTCGGGCGAGCATGGCATCGGCATCACCAAGCTCGAATTTTTGACCGAAGAAGAAATCGGCGAATTCCGCGACTACAAGCTGCGCATCGATCCGGAAGGGCGCTTCAACAAGGGCAAGCTGCTTAACCTGCCCGAGTTCGGGGCTGACCTGCGCAACGCCTACACGCCGTCGTTCGGCCTGATGGGCCACGAATCGCTGATCATGCAGCAGAGCGATATCGGCGAGATCGCCAACAGCATCAAGGATTGCCTGCGCTGCGGTAAATGCAAACCGGTGTGCACCACTCACGTTCCGCGCGCGAACCTGCTGTATTCGCCGCGCGACAAGATCCTGGCGACGTCGTCGCTGATCGAAGCGTTCCTGTACGAAGAACAGACCCGCCGCGGCGTCTCGATCAAGCACTGGGAAGAATTCGAAGACGTGGCCGACCACTGCACCGTGTGCCACAAATGCGTCACGCCATGCCCGGTCAACATCGACTTCGGCGACGTGTCGATGAACATGCGTAACCTGCTGCGCAAGATGGACAAGAAGACCTTCAGGCCGGCCAATGCGGCGGCGATGTTCTTCCTGAACGCGACCGACCCGGTGACCATCAACGCCACGCGCCAGGTGATGGCTGGCTGGGGCTTCAAGGCGCAGCGCTTCGGGCACAACGTGCTGAAAAAATTCGCCAAGAAGCAGACCCGCGCACCGCTGCCGACCACCGGCAAGGCGCCGGTGCGCGAGCAGGTGATCCACTTCATCAACAAGAAAATGCCGGGCAACCTGCCCAAGAAGACCGCGCGCGCGCTGCTCGACATCGAAGACGACAAGATCATCCCGATCATCCGCAACCCCAAGGTGACCACGGCCGATACCGAAGCCGTGTTCTACTTCCCGGGCTGCGGGTCGGAGCGATTGTTCTCGCAGGTGGGCCTGGCCACGCAGGCGATGCTGTGGGAAGTCGGCGTGCAGACAGTGCTGCCGCCGGGTTACCTGTGCTGCGGCTATCCGCAGCGCGGCGCCGGCCAGTACGACAAGGCCGACAAGATGATGACGGATAACCGCGTGCTGTTCCACCGCATGGCCAATACGCTCAACTACCTCGACATCAAGACCGTGCTGGTGTCGTGCGGTACCTGCTACGACCAGCTGGCGACCTACGAGTTCGACAAGATCTTCCCCGGTTGCCGCATCATGGACATCCACGAGTACCTGCTCGAAAAAGGCGTGAAGCTCGAAGGCGTCAGCGGCACCCGCTACATGTACCACGAGCCTTGCCACAATCCGATGAAGCTGCAGGATTCGGTCAAGACCGTCAATGCGCTGGTGTCGACGGTGGACAACGTGAAGATCGAGAAGAACGACCGCTGCTGCGGCGAGTCCGGTACTTTCGGGGTGTCGCGTCCCGACATCGCCACGCAGGTGCGCTTCCGCAAGGAAGACGAGATGGAGAAGGGCGCCGACAAGCTGCGTGCCGATGGCTTCAGCGGCGACGTCAAGATCCTGACCAGCTGCCCATCGTGCCTGCAAGGCCTGTCGCGCTACAACGACGATGCGGGCACCACCGCCGACTACATCGTTATCGAAATCGCGCGCCACAAGCTGGGCGAAAACTGGCTGCCCGAATACGTGGCCCGTGCCAACAGCGGCGGCATCGAAAGGGTACTGGTATGACGTGCGAACTGTGTGAGCTGGCGGTCGAACCGGTCTGGCGCAACGACAAGCTGTCGGTCATCCTGGTCGACGACACCGCCTATCCGGGCTTTTGCCGTGTGATCTGGAACGATCACGTCAAGGAAATGACCGACCTGGCGCCGAGCGACCGCCTGGTGCTCACCGACGCGGTGTGGCATGTGGAACTGGCGCTGCGCGATGTGATGAAGCCCGATAAGATCAATGTCGCCAGCCTTGGCAACATGACGCCGCACCTGCACTGGCACGTCATTCCCCGCTACGCCGACGACGCGCACTTTCCCAATCCCGTGTGGACGGTGGCGGTGCGCGCGACCGACGAATCGACCCTGGCGGAGCGCCGCGCGCGCCTGCCGAAACTGGCGGCCGATATTGTCCGCCGCATGGAAAAACCAGCATGAACCCAACCGCACTGACCGTCCACCAGAAGTCCCGCGTGCTCGATATCGCATTCGACGACGGCAGCAGTTTTTCGATTCCGTTCGAGCTGCTGCGCGTGTACTCGCCATCGGCCGAAGTGCGCGGCCACGGGCAGGGGCAGGAAGTGCTCCAGCTGGGCAAGCGCGATGTCGGCGTCACGGCGCTCGAACCCGTTGGTAACTACGCGGTGCAGCCGACCTTCTCGGACGGCCACAACACCGGTTTGTTCTCGTGGGATTACCTGTACAAGCTCGGTAGCGAGCAAGCCGCCTTGTGGGCCGACTACATGGCGCGCCTGCACGCCGCCGGTTTCGAGGGCGACGCCGGCCGCGAGCCGGGCGCCGAGCTGCCGGGCGTGCCGACGGCGGCCAAGGGCTGCGGCCACAAGCACTGATTTTCAATCGAGGTCGCGCCGCCAATTGTATGGCTGACACCATTACATTTCGGACTCAGTCGCTTGAAAAAGCGACCCCGCGCAGTCATCGGCGGCTATCGTAGCCGGTGAGATGCCTGCCGGCCGTGGAATCAGAGACGCGCTTCGCTCGTGTCGATGTCAACACTGTAGACTTCGCAGTCCTCATTGTAGAAAAGCTTGGCGAAGAAATAGCGTGGGGTGACAATTCCGCATCGCTCGTCAACGACACCGCCGACTGCCACCACAATGCGCGCTTCTGTCGATTCACAATAATGGTTGAATTGACAGACTCTCGTTAGAACCGTGATCTCGGTGGGTACGGGAAAAAAGAAATCCTGTCCACTCACCTCGCAGCGAATGTGGTCGCCTCTTACGATCCCGTCGTCTTCCGCAAATGCATAAAAGTCCGCAGCGACCCGCTCATCTGAAAAAAGCGTGGTGAGATCGGTTTTGATGTCGTTCAAGGTCATTCAAAATTCTTTACAGGTTGAGTGACGGGCGATCAAGCGCTTACGCCGCCAGCGCCTGCGGCGACACGCCGGCCGACTGCATCGCACCGGCGCGCGCGTAGATCGCGGCGGCCACCGGCGAACTCAGTTCGACCACCAGGCGGCGCCGTTCGGCTGTCGCCAGGCGGTCGTTGATCTGGCTGAAAATCTCCAGCGGCCCCAGTTCCTGCGCCTTGAGCTGGACGCCAAGCGCATCGACCATCGGATACTCCGCCAGCTTGGCGATGACATCGTCCACATTCATGCCGGCGTGGATGACGATCAGTTGCGATTCCAGACGCGCCCAGGTCTCGACCGTCAGCTTGAGCTTGCGCTTGGTGTTATCGAGCAGCGCGACCTGCACCGCTTCGATCCAGGCGACATGGTTCATCTCCAGCGCATTTTCGAGCTGGTGCCCGTGCAGGGTGTCGGCGGCGCCCATGGCGGCCGCGTGCGACTTGATCTGGGGCAGGGTCGGGGCGGCAGCCAGCTGATGATCCATGCGCGCCGCATGCACCCGTTCAAACAGCACGATCAGGTTGTTCACATCGAGGGGCCGCCCTTCCGGCGTGGCGGCAAACGCTGCGACCGCCGAACGCCAAGAGGCCTTGTTGTTGGGTTCCACCGTCAAGGTGGGAAGGCGCAAGGCGCGCGCGCCGGGAGCGCCGCTCAGCACCCCCACCGTGCCGCTGCCCGAGAGCTTCATGAATTCGACGAACGGGCGCATGCCGCGCTGCAGGCCCACCAGGCCGACGATCTTGCTGTCCGGGTGCTGGCCGATGATGTACACCCGCTGGTCTTCGTCGGACGCGAAGGTGCCGATCAGTTTCATGCGGTGGTTGGTCATCCCCGACCACAGTTTTTTCATCTCGGCGTAGGCATCGGCGTCTTCCTCGCCGATATATTCACGTCCCAGCGGCTGCACGCGCAGGCGCACGCGCGCGGTTTGCTCGACCAGGTACGGTGCGTACAGCTTGAAATCGCCCGCCAGCCTGGTGACCTGAGTGCGCTGCAAGTAGAAGTAACCGGCCGCCACGGCGCCGGCCACAATCACAAGCACGGCAAGAATCATCAGAAAAGTCGACATGCTCATTCGCTAACAAAATAGGGGGAGACAGGGTAACATCAATCATCCCCCAAAAACCGCCAGCGGCCCAGTGCTCACGTCAATTATTGCGCAATTACAACATTCACCTTGGCCTCGCGCAACACCCGGGCCAGCGCCTCGGGCGGTTTGGCGTCGGTGAACAGCACGTCGATCTGCGAGGCGTGGGCCATGCGCATCAGCGCCTGGCGCCCGAATTTGTCGTGGTCGGCCACCAGCCACACTGCGCGCGACTGCTCGATGATGGCCTGCGCCACCTTCACTTCGCGCGGGTCGAAGTCGCGCAGGGTGCCATCGGGCTCGATGCTCGAAATGCCGATGATGCCGATATCGACCTTGAACTGGCGGATGAAATCGATGGTCGTTTCGCCCACGATGCCGCGGTCGCGCCCGCGCACCACGCCGCCGGCCAGGATCACTTCGCATCCGGGGCTGTCGCACAGAATCGTCGCCACATTGAGGTTGTTGGTCACCACATGCAGTCCCTGGTGGTGCACCAGCGCGCGCGCCACTTCCTCGGTGGTGGTGCCGATATTGATCAACAGCGAACAGTGCGACGGCACCTGCGCCGCCACCGCGCTGGCGATGCGGCGCTTGGCGTCCACGTTGAGCACCTGGCGGTCGCTGTAATCGATGTTCTGGACCGAGGACGGCAAGCCCACGCCGCCGTGGTAGCGCGCCAGCAGGCCCGCTTCTTCCATCAGCTTGACGTCGCGCCGCACGGTCTGCGGCGTCACTTCAAGCTGCTGCGCGAGTGCCTCCAGCGACACCGTCACCTGCTGGCGCACTGCGTCGAGAATGCGCCGCTGGCGTGGGTTGAGCGTCATCGTGGGGCTCCTGTCAAAGCGCCAAATTTATCACAAACGAAATAAAACGAAAACAAACAGATAAATTTTTGTTTCATTTTTTTCGTTTTTGTCTTATTGTTCACCTTTGCAGTGTACCCAGATTCCCCTTTTGAAGCGAGAGCGCATGAACAAGGCGGGCAATATCGCGTGTGATGTACTGGTGGTCGGCGGCGGCGTGAATGGCGCCGGCATTGCCCGTGACGCGGCGGGGCGCGGCATGTCCGTGGTCTTGTGCGAAAAGGACGACCTGGCATCGCACACCTCGTCGGCCGCGACCAAGCTGATTCACGGCGGCCTGCGTTATCTGGAGCAGTACGAATTCGGCCTGGTGCGCAAGGCGCTGATCGAGCGCGAAGTGCTGCTGCGCGCCGCTCCCCACATCATGTGGCCGATGCGCTTCGTCACCCCGGTCGACAAGGGCCAGCGCCCGGCCTGGATGATCCGCGCCGGCCTGTTCCTGTACGATCACCTGGCGCGGCGCGAGCTGCTGCCGGGGTCCGAAGGGATCGACCTGCGCCGCCATGCGGCCGGCGCGCCCCTCAAATCGACCTTTACCCGCGGCTTCGTGTATTCCGACGGCTGGGTCGACGATGCGCGCCTGGTGGTGCTCAACGCGATCGACGCCGCCGCCAAGGGCGCGTGCGTGTTCACCCGCACCGCCTGCGAATCGGCACGGCGCGAGGGCGAGCGCTGGGAAGCGCGCCTGCGCCGCGCCGACGGACAAGCCATCGACGTGAGCGCGCGCTGCATCGTCAACGCCGCCGGTCCGTGGGCGTCGCGCTTCCTGCAGGGGACCAATCCCGGGCCGGCCGACAAATCGGTGCGCCTGATCAAAGGCAGCCATATCGTGGTGCGGCGCCTGTTCGAACATCCCTACGCTTACATCTTCCAGCATCCGGACGGGCGCGTGGTGTTCGCCATTCCGTACGAGCAGGACTTCACCCTGATCGGCACCACCGACCTCGAATACCATGGCGACGCCGACAAGGTCGCCATCGACCAGGCAGAAATCGACTACCTGTGCGCGCTGGCGAGCCGCTATTTCACCAACCCGATCACGCCGGCCGATGTGGTGTGGAGCTACTCCGGCGTACGTCCGCTGCTCGACGACGAGTCCAGCGACGCCTCCGACGTCACGCGCGACTACACCTTCGAGCTTGATACGCAGGGCGCGCCAATGCTGTCCATTTTCGGCGGCAAGATCACCACCTTCCGCAAACTGGCCGAGCAAGCCGTCGACCTGATCGCACCGGTGCTGGGGAACACGCACGGCGCCTGGACCGTCAACGCCTGCCTGCCCGGCGGCGACGTGCACGGCCCGGTATCGGACAACCGCAGCGTGCTCGAATTCGACGGTTTTGTCGCTGGCCTGCAAAAGCAGTATGCGTGGCTGCCGGCGGCGCTGGTGGCTCGCTACGCGCGCGCCTACGGCACCCGCATTCACCTGATCATCGACCAGCGCACCAGCGTCGCCGCCATGGGCGCCGAGATTGTACCCGGCCTGTACGAAGCCGAAGCGGTCTACTGGATCGATCATGAATGGGCCACCACGGCGACCGACATGCTGTGGCGCCGCTCCAAGCTGGGCTTGCATTTGCCAGCCGATGCAGGCGTGGCGGTCGATGCCTGGATCACCGAATTTCGCAAGTAATAGAAGCAAATCAGAAGCAAATCCCGCCACAGGGATGCGGTAGCAAGACAAGAAAAATACAGGAGACGAGATGCAGCTGGCATTGGAAAACGTGAGCACGAAGTACGGGGCGCAGGATCACCTGTACCCGATGTCGCTCGAACTGGTACCCGGTACCATCAACGTCCTGCTGGGCACCACGCAGGCCGGCAAGACCTCGCTGATGCGGGTCATGGCGGGCCTGGACCGGCCCACGCACGGCAAGGTGATCGCCGGCGGCAAGGACGTCACAGGCCTGCCCGTACGCCAGCGCGACCTGGCGATGGTGTACCAGCAGTTCATCAACTATCCATCGTTCACGGTGTTCGACAACATCGCGTCGCCCCTGCGCATCAAGCGCGTGCCCGAAGCCGAAATCCGCACCCGGGTGGAACGCATGGCCGAACGCCTGCATATTTCGGCGCACCTGAACAAGCTGCCGGCGCAGCTGTCGGGCGGCCAGCAGCAGCGCACCGCGCTGGCGCGCGCGCTGATCAAGGAGTCGGCCCTGCTGCTGCTCGACGAGCCGCTGGTGAACCTCGACTACAAGCTGCGCGAGGAATTGCGCAAGGAGCTCGGTGCCCTGTTCGCGGAAGGGAAGACCACCGTCGTCTACGCCACCACCGAGCCGCTCGAAGCCTTG
Protein-coding regions in this window:
- a CDS encoding DUF3683 domain-containing protein, whose protein sequence is MNAPAQIQALLAETPNGHAATRLREIPYNYTSFSDREIVIRLLGESSWELLDELRGSRQTGRSARMLYEVLGDIWVVRRNPYLQDDMLDNPKRRQELIDALHHRLAEVDKRRTSVDAEGGDDPAGEVARARSANVEKLLKAASKAVEDFGNEFRQTWDLRKRTTKVLGRYTEKHNICFDGMKRVAHVTDATDWRVEYPFVVLTPDTEDEMAGLVKGCIELGLTIIPRGGGTGYTGGAIPLTPMSAVINTEKLVTLGEVEMTMLPGVDHEYATIHSGAGVVTKRVSDAAEKAGFVFAVDPTSAEASCIGGNVAMNAGGKKAVLWGTALDNLASWKMVDPNGDWLEVTRIGHNLSKIHDAPTATFKLEWTHPNARGEAKDAPFKTEMLVIEGRRFRKEGLGKDVTDKFLAGLPGIQKEGCDGLITSARWILHKMPKYARTVCLEFFGQARDAIPSIVEIKDYLDGLPAKGGPAFATIRLAGLEHLDERYLRAVGYATKSKRGVLPKMALFGDIVGDDENAVAQAASEVVRIANTRVGEGFVAVSPEARKKFWLDRARTAAIARHTNAFKINEDVVIPLNRMGEYTDGIERINIELSIKNKLQLTDALRAFFAAGNLPVGKSDDASGESIGDEEMLGDRVQQASELLDAVHARWTWLLAELDQPLAGARDALRAIGLDRLDVVFDERLAQQPGATLFDVVQDRTVRVSWKQEIRAQLRQIFNGAAYKLILDESSAIHQKVLRSRVFVALHMHAGDGNVHTNLPVNSDDYAMLQDAHEAVGRIMKLARSLDGVISGEHGIGITKLEFLTEEEIGEFRDYKLRIDPEGRFNKGKLLNLPEFGADLRNAYTPSFGLMGHESLIMQQSDIGEIANSIKDCLRCGKCKPVCTTHVPRANLLYSPRDKILATSSLIEAFLYEEQTRRGVSIKHWEEFEDVADHCTVCHKCVTPCPVNIDFGDVSMNMRNLLRKMDKKTFRPANAAAMFFLNATDPVTINATRQVMAGWGFKAQRFGHNVLKKFAKKQTRAPLPTTGKAPVREQVIHFINKKMPGNLPKKTARALLDIEDDKIIPIIRNPKVTTADTEAVFYFPGCGSERLFSQVGLATQAMLWEVGVQTVLPPGYLCCGYPQRGAGQYDKADKMMTDNRVLFHRMANTLNYLDIKTVLVSCGTCYDQLATYEFDKIFPGCRIMDIHEYLLEKGVKLEGVSGTRYMYHEPCHNPMKLQDSVKTVNALVSTVDNVKIEKNDRCCGESGTFGVSRPDIATQVRFRKEDEMEKGADKLRADGFSGDVKILTSCPSCLQGLSRYNDDAGTTADYIVIEIARHKLGENWLPEYVARANSGGIERVLV
- a CDS encoding HIT family protein, with the translated sequence MTCELCELAVEPVWRNDKLSVILVDDTAYPGFCRVIWNDHVKEMTDLAPSDRLVLTDAVWHVELALRDVMKPDKINVASLGNMTPHLHWHVIPRYADDAHFPNPVWTVAVRATDESTLAERRARLPKLAADIVRRMEKPA
- a CDS encoding gamma-butyrobetaine hydroxylase-like domain-containing protein; protein product: MNPTALTVHQKSRVLDIAFDDGSSFSIPFELLRVYSPSAEVRGHGQGQEVLQLGKRDVGVTALEPVGNYAVQPTFSDGHNTGLFSWDYLYKLGSEQAALWADYMARLHAAGFEGDAGREPGAELPGVPTAAKGCGHKH
- a CDS encoding DeoR/GlpR family DNA-binding transcription regulator, with translation MTLNPRQRRILDAVRQQVTVSLEALAQQLEVTPQTVRRDVKLMEEAGLLARYHGGVGLPSSVQNIDYSDRQVLNVDAKRRIASAVAAQVPSHCSLLINIGTTTEEVARALVHHQGLHVVTNNLNVATILCDSPGCEVILAGGVVRGRDRGIVGETTIDFIRQFKVDIGIIGISSIEPDGTLRDFDPREVKVAQAIIEQSRAVWLVADHDKFGRQALMRMAHASQIDVLFTDAKPPEALARVLREAKVNVVIAQ
- the glpD gene encoding glycerol-3-phosphate dehydrogenase, translated to MNKAGNIACDVLVVGGGVNGAGIARDAAGRGMSVVLCEKDDLASHTSSAATKLIHGGLRYLEQYEFGLVRKALIEREVLLRAAPHIMWPMRFVTPVDKGQRPAWMIRAGLFLYDHLARRELLPGSEGIDLRRHAAGAPLKSTFTRGFVYSDGWVDDARLVVLNAIDAAAKGACVFTRTACESARREGERWEARLRRADGQAIDVSARCIVNAAGPWASRFLQGTNPGPADKSVRLIKGSHIVVRRLFEHPYAYIFQHPDGRVVFAIPYEQDFTLIGTTDLEYHGDADKVAIDQAEIDYLCALASRYFTNPITPADVVWSYSGVRPLLDDESSDASDVTRDYTFELDTQGAPMLSIFGGKITTFRKLAEQAVDLIAPVLGNTHGAWTVNACLPGGDVHGPVSDNRSVLEFDGFVAGLQKQYAWLPAALVARYARAYGTRIHLIIDQRTSVAAMGAEIVPGLYEAEAVYWIDHEWATTATDMLWRRSKLGLHLPADAGVAVDAWITEFRK